TTTAAATCGATATTAACTAACAAGTTAAATGTGTTTCCTCCAGATTTTATAACTTTTGAAGCCTTTTGTATGTCTATTAATGTATTCATCATTGTTTACTCTGTTTTTAAAGAATCTATAGGATTTGATATGGCTGTTTTTAATGAGACTAAACCAACCACAATAAAAGTGACAATTAATACTGATAACGAAATTGCCAATATTGCAAAATGATTAATGTCGATTCGATATGCAAAATTTGAAAGCCAATTTTTAACCACAATTATGGATATTGGCCAAGCAATTACAGTTGCCAATACAATAAAGAAAAGATATTCTTTAACGGATATTTTAAGAATTGAAGCCACTGAGGCTCCTAAAACTTTTCGGATTCCGATTTCTTTTGTTCTCCCAACAATTAAAAGCAACGTAATTCCAATAATACCCAATAAGGATAAAAAAACTGCTATAAAATTTAGGATAAAAACCAACTTTCCAACTTGTTGATCTTGTGCATGCAATTGTTTGTAATTAGTATCTAAAAACTCAATTTCTAAAGGATAAGGTTCGTTTAATTCGGCATATACTGCATAAATTTTATCTAAACCAGCTGTTGTACTTTCTGAATTTAAAGCGATAATGCTATTGCCATTCATACGAACTTGATTGGAAATTATGATAAAATAAGGTTTAATTTCTTCTCTTAACGAAAACAAATTGATGTCCTCAAAAATACCATCAATTTGAAATGGAAACCCAACATTTCCTTCTGCATCTGTATAATCTGGCTCGCTGATAATAGTTGTACCAATCAATTCTTCTTCAGATATATTTTTAATTGCTGCCATTTTTTTTGCAGCAGTTCTGTTGATTATTGTTCTTCTCTGCTGATTATCAGTATTTTCAAAAACAGATTTTGGTAAAGTAGTTTTTAATTCATACACTTGTATGGCAGCATAATCCATATACAATTGATTTGCATCATCGTAAATCGTTTCTATACCTTCTACTTTATAGGTAAGTTGATTAAAAGTACCAATTGCCAAAGTAGAACCATTTGCAACCCTTTCTACTTCTGGAATTTGTTTTAATTTTTGCTGAAAAAGCTCTAAATTGTCTGGAGAAACATTGGCGTAAACAATGTTGTTTTTGTTGAAACCCAAATCTTTATTTGCTATAAAATCTACTTGACTTTGAATAAAATAAGAGATTACAGTAATTCCAATAATAATCACAAATTGGCTAATCACTAAATATTTACGTACCGAAAAATCTTTGTATCCTTTTTCTTTTAATCGATTTTGAAACAAACTTTTTGCACTTTTTTGCGATAAATTTAAAGCTGGTAAAATACTAGAAACCAAACCAATTAGTACCGCCAAAATTAAAACTGCAAAGTAACTTTCATAATTTTCTATAAAACTCATTTGGATTTTTACACCCATCAACTCGTTAAATTTTGGCACAACTAAAGGCAAAAACAAAACTGCTAAAGGAACTGCAATTACTGCCAATAAAATTCCTTCAAAAATAAATTGTCTAATTACAGAACCTCTTGATGCTCCAATCACTTTACGAATTCCGATTGTTTTAGATTGTTTCGTTTTAATTGCTAACGTAAAATTGGAATAATTAAAAACACAAATTCCTAAAATAAATAAAGCAAAAAAGCTTATTAAATAAAGGTAATTTATATTTCCAGGTGTTTTTAATTCATACAAAATATTCGATTTTAAATGAATATCTTGTATTGGTTGTAAAAAGTGATTTTTATACGTTGAATTCCCAACAAGCCTTGGATTTAAAGTCGCAATGTTTTGATTAATTTGTGCTTCAATGGTTTTTTGATTTACTCCATTTTCTGCTTGCAAATACACGTGACTTCCCCAATATTCTAATCTTTCTTTGTGCAATGCCAAAGAAAAATCGAAATGCGAGTTTTTTGGAACATCTTTTATAATACCTGCAACATTGTATTTTACCCCAGCAATTTCAACTATTTTGTTGATTAACTCGTAATTATTATTCCCAGAAACCAATCTTTTTGCCACAGATTCTGTTAGTAAAACTGAATTTTTATTTTGATAAAAATCACTAAACGTCCCAGCTGATAAATGCCAAGAAAAAATATTTGTAAATGATTTTGGCGTATTTGTAGACAACACATCTTTAATAGTGATTTCTTTATCTCCAAAACGAATAAAATCTGAACTAGTTTCAGTTATAAAATGCGTTGCAGCTTTTACATTTGATAAATTAGCAAGTCGATTGATTTGAGCTACTTGATTTTTACCATCATCATTATTCCAATTCCCAAAACCAACAACACTATAATCTTGAGAACGCATTGTAATTCCTAATCGATATATTTCATCTGAATTTTCGTGAAATTTATCAAAACTTGTTTCAAATTTTAAGTAGGTAATCGCAATATAAATAACCATAATGCTAGCAACCAGACTCACCAAATTAAATGTGGTAAAAAAGGCTTGAGATTTAAAACCTCTAAATGCTGTTTTTAAACTATTTTGTAACATATTTTACTCTGTTTTTAAAGAATCTACAGGATTTGCAATTGCAGATTTTATTGCTTGATAACTAACAGTAATTAAGGTAATTAATAAAGATCCTGATGATGCTACTACAAAAACTGTCCAAGAAATATTAGTTCTGTAGGTAAATTTTTCGAGCCATTCACTCATCATAAAATACGCAATTGGCGAACCTATAATTAATGAAATAGTAACTAATTTTAAGAAGTCTTTAGACAA
The DNA window shown above is from Polaribacter sp. Hel_I_88 and carries:
- a CDS encoding ABC transporter permease, with amino-acid sequence MLQNSLKTAFRGFKSQAFFTTFNLVSLVASIMVIYIAITYLKFETSFDKFHENSDEIYRLGITMRSQDYSVVGFGNWNNDDGKNQVAQINRLANLSNVKAATHFITETSSDFIRFGDKEITIKDVLSTNTPKSFTNIFSWHLSAGTFSDFYQNKNSVLLTESVAKRLVSGNNNYELINKIVEIAGVKYNVAGIIKDVPKNSHFDFSLALHKERLEYWGSHVYLQAENGVNQKTIEAQINQNIATLNPRLVGNSTYKNHFLQPIQDIHLKSNILYELKTPGNINYLYLISFFALFILGICVFNYSNFTLAIKTKQSKTIGIRKVIGASRGSVIRQFIFEGILLAVIAVPLAVLFLPLVVPKFNELMGVKIQMSFIENYESYFAVLILAVLIGLVSSILPALNLSQKSAKSLFQNRLKEKGYKDFSVRKYLVISQFVIIIGITVISYFIQSQVDFIANKDLGFNKNNIVYANVSPDNLELFQQKLKQIPEVERVANGSTLAIGTFNQLTYKVEGIETIYDDANQLYMDYAAIQVYELKTTLPKSVFENTDNQQRRTIINRTAAKKMAAIKNISEEELIGTTIISEPDYTDAEGNVGFPFQIDGIFEDINLFSLREEIKPYFIIISNQVRMNGNSIIALNSESTTAGLDKIYAVYAELNEPYPLEIEFLDTNYKQLHAQDQQVGKLVFILNFIAVFLSLLGIIGITLLLIVGRTKEIGIRKVLGASVASILKISVKEYLFFIVLATVIAWPISIIVVKNWLSNFAYRIDINHFAILAISLSVLIVTFIVVGLVSLKTAISNPIDSLKTE